Proteins encoded within one genomic window of Brassica rapa cultivar Chiifu-401-42 chromosome A09, CAAS_Brap_v3.01, whole genome shotgun sequence:
- the LOC103838201 gene encoding long chain acyl-CoA synthetase 3, whose protein sequence is MATDRFIVEVEKGKEGVDGGSPSVGSVYRSIYAKDGFPEPADDLLSCWDIFRLSAEKSPDNPMLGRREIVDGKAGKYVWQTYKEVYDIVIKLGNSIRTIGVGKGEKCGIYGANSPEWIISMEACNAHGLYCVPLYDTLGAGAIEFIICHAEVSLAFSEEKKISELLKTAPNSTKYLKNIVSFGEVSNVQRAEAERHGLSIYSWDQFLKLGEGKHYELPEKKRSDICTIMYTSGTTGDPKGVLLTNESIIYLLEGVKKLLKTINEELTSKDVYLSYLPLAHIFDRVIEELFIYEAASIGFWRGDVKILVEDIAALKPTIFCAVPRVLERIYNGLQQKLSDGGFLKKTLFNFAFNYKHNNMVKGKAHEQAAPIFDKIVFKKVKEGLGGRVRLILSGAAPLAAHIESFLRVVACAHVLQGYGLTESCGGTFVSIPNELQMLGTVGPPVPNVDIRLESVPEMGYDALASKPRGEICIRGKTLFSGYYKREDLTQEVFIDGWLHTGDVGEWQPDGAMKIIDRKKNIFKLSQGEYVAVENLENIYSHVAAIESIWVYGNSYESYLVAVVCPSKIQIEHWAKEHNVSGDFETICQNQKTKEFILGEFNRVAKDKKLKGFELIKGVHLDTVPFDMERDLITPSYKKKRPQLLKYYQKEIDEMYNKTKN, encoded by the exons ATGGCGACGGATCGGTTCATTGTTGAGGTTGAGAAGGGAAAAGAAGGCGTAGATGGAGGAAGTCCGTCGGTCGGTTCGGTTTACCGGAGTATCTACGCCAAAGACGGTTTTCCTGAACCTGCCGATGATCTCCTCAGTTGCTGGGATATTTTCCG CTTATCTGCGGAGAAATCTCCAGATAATCCTATGCTTGGTCGTAGAGAAATTGTTGATGGAAAA GCAGGGAAATATGTATGGCAAACTTACAAAGAAGTATATGATATAGTGATCAAGCTTGGAAACTCTATCCGGACTATTGGAGTTGGAAAA GGAGAGAAATGTGGTATTTATGGCGCCAATAGTCCTGAATGGATTATAAGCATGGAG gCTTGCAACGCTCATGGACTCTACTGTGTACCTCTGTATGACACTCTTG GTGCTGGAGCAATAGAATTCATCATTTGTCATGCTGAGGTTTCACTTGCTTTTTCTGAGGAGAAAAAGATTTCTGAG TTATTGAAGACAGCTCCAAATTcaacaaaatatttgaaga ATATTGTGAGCTTTGGGGAGGTTTCAAATGTGCAAAGAGCAGAAGCTGAGAGGCACGGATTATCGATATATTCATGGGACCAATTCTTGAAGCTT GGCGAGGGAAAACATTATGAGTTACCAGAGAAGAAAAGAAGCGACATTTGCACTATAATGTATACAAGTGGCACAACTGGTGATCCTAAAGGAGTCTTGCTCACAAATGAGAGCATTATTTATCTACTTGAAGGTGTTAAAAAGTTGCTTAAAACTATCAATGAAGAG TTAACCAGTAAAGATGTTTACCTCTCATATCTACCTCTGGCTCATATCTTCGATCGCGTGATTGAGgagttatttatatatgaagccGCCTCCATAGGATTTTGGAGAGGG GATGTTAAGATTTTAGTTGAAGACATTGCTGCTTTGAAACCGACTATTTTCTGCGCTGTTCCTCGCGTGCTAGAGAGGATATACAACG GTCTTCAGCAGAAACTTTCTGATGGTGGTTTCTTAAAGAAGACCTTATTTAACTTTGCCTTCAACTA CAAACATAATAACATGGTGAAAGGGAAAGCTCATGAACAAGCAGCTCCAATCTTTGACAAAATTGTATTTAAGAAG GTAAAAGAAGGATTAGGAGGAAGAGTGCGTCTAATCCTCTCAGGAGCAGCTCCTCTTGCAGCTCACATCGAATCTTTCCTTAGAGTTGTCGCATGTGCTCATGTTCTCCAAGGATACG GTCTAACGGAGAGTTGTGGTGGGACATTTGTATCGATTCCAAATGAGCTTCAAATGCTTGGAACGGTTGGTCCACCGGTTCCAAACGTTGACATAAGGCTCGAGTCAGTTCCAGAGATGGGTTACGACGCTCTTGCTAGCAAGCCACGTGGAGAGATTTGCATAAGAGGAAAGACTTTGTTCTCTGGATATTACAAACGTGAAGATCTCACTCAAGAAGTCTTCATTGATGGATGGCTTCACACTGGTGATGTCGGTGAATGGCAACCTGATGGAGCCATGAAAATTATCGACAGAAAGAAGAACATCTTTAAACTCTCACAAGGAGAATACGTTGCGGTTGAGAACTTGGAGAACATTTACAGCCACGTAGCCGCCATTGAATCG atATGGGTATATGGAAACAGCTATGAGTCTTACTTAGTGGCAGTGGTCTGTCCAAGCAAGATACAGATCGAACATTGGGCTAAAGAACATAACGTTTCAGGAGACTTTGAGACTATCTGTCAAAACCAAAAGACCAAAGAGTTTATCCTTGGAGAGTTCAACAGAGTAGCCAAAGACAAAAAG cTAAAGGGATTTGAGCTGATAAAAGGTGTTCACTTGGACACAGTTCCATTCGACATGGAAAGAGATCTCATCACACCTTCTTACAAGAAGAAAAGGCCTCAGCTTCTCAAGTACTATCAG AAAGAGATTGATGAAATgtataacaaaacaaagaacTGA
- the LOC103838202 gene encoding endoglucanase 6: MEIKFASVAALLLLLSFPVAFSGHDYGQALSKSLLFFEAQRSGVLPRNQRVTWRSHSGLTDGKSSGVNLVGGYYDAGDNVKFGLPMAFTVTMMAWSVIEYGNQLAANGELGHSIDAIKWGTDYFIKAHPEPNVLYGEVGDGNTDHYCWQRPEEMTTDRKAYRIDPSNPGSDLAGETAAAMAAASIVFRRSNPAYSRLLLTHAYQLFDFADKYRGKYDSSITVARKYYGSVSGYNDELLWAAAWLYQASNNQFYLDYLGRNGDSMGGTGWSMTEFGWDVKYAGVQTLVAKFLMQGKAGRHTAVFQKFQQKADFFMCSLLGKGSRNIQKTPGGLIFRQRWNNMQFVTSASFLTTVYSDYLTSSRSNLRCSAGNVAPSQLLSFAKSQVDYILGDNPRATSYMVGYGNNFPQRVHHRGSSIVSYKVDRSFVTCRGGYATWFSRKGSDPNLLTGAIVGGPDAYDNFADRRDNYKQTEPATYNNAPLLGVLARLSSGHSGYSQLLPVVPAPVVVRRPMPIRKPRVTSPVRASGPVAIVQKMTGSWVSKGRTYYRYSTTVINKSPRALKSLNLSIKNLYGPIWGLSRSGNSFGLPSWMQSLQSGKSLEFVYIHSTSPANVAVSSYTLA; this comes from the exons ATGGAGATCAAGTTTGCGTCCGTGGCTGCCCTGCTACTGCTTCTTTCTTTTCCGGTAGCTTTCTCCGGTCATGATTACGGCCAAGCTCTTTCCAAGAGTCTTCTCTTCTTCGAAGCTCAGAGATCTGGTGTCCTCCCTCGTAACCAAAGAGTCACTTGGCGCTCTCACTCCGGTCTCACCGACGGCAAATCCAGCGGC GTGAATCTGGTCGGAGGTTATTACGACGCCGGAGATAATGTGAAATTTGGACTACCGATGGCTTTCACGGTGACGATGATGGCGTGGAGCGTCATTGAATACGGCAACCAGTTAGCGGCCAACGGCGAGCTAGGCCACTCCATTGATGCCATTAAATGGGGTACTGATTACTTCATCAAAGCCCATCCTGAGCCCAACGTCCTTTACGGCGag GTTGGGGACGGCAACACCGACCACTACTGTTGGCAGAGACCGGAAGAAATGACGACGGACAGGAAAGCTTACCGGATAGATCCGAGCAATCCCGGGTCGGATCTAGCGGGAGAAACAGCAGCTGCTATGGCCGCAGCTTCAATAGTCTTCCGCCGATCTAACCCTGCTTACTCTAGGCTTCTACTCACTCACGCTTATCAG CTGTTTGATTTCGCGGACAAATACAGAGGAAAATACGACAGCAGCATCACCGTCGCTCGTAAATACTACGGATCCGTCAGTGGTTACAAT gacgAGTTACTTTGGGCTGCCGCGTGGCTATACCAAGCATCCAACAACCAGTTCTACTTGGACTACTTGGGTCGTAACGGTGACTCCATGGGTGGTACTGGTTGGTCCATGACCGAGTTTGGTTGGGACGTTAAGTACGCTGGTGTTCAAACTCTTGTCGCCAAG TTTTTGATGCAAGGGAAAGCAGGACGTCACACGGCTGTGTTTCAGAAGTTTCAACAGAAAGCTGATTTCTTTATGTGCTCCTTGTTGGGTAAAGGCTCCCGAAACATTCAGAAGACTCCTGGTGGTTTGATTTTCCGACAGCGTTGGAACAACATGCAGTTCGTCACCAGCGCTTCTTTCTTGACCACCGTTTACTCTGATTACTTAACTTCCTCTCGAAGCAACTTGAGATGCTCTGCTGGCAACGTCGCTCCTTCGCAGCTTCTCTCCTTTGCTAAATCTCAGGTTGATTATATTCTTGGAGATAACCCGAGAGCTACTAGCTACATGGTTGGTTACGGTAACAACTTCCCTCAGAGAGTTCACCACCGAGGCTCCTCCATTGTCTCTTACAAGGTTGACCGCTCTTTTGTTACCTGCCGTGGTGGTTACGCCACCTGGTTCAGCCGTAAAGGAAGTGATCCCAACCTCCTCACTGGTGCTATCGTCGGCGGTCCTGATGCTTACGACAATTTCGCTGACAGGAGAGATAACTATAAGCAGACTGAGCCTGCTACTTACAACAATGCACCGCTCCTTGGTGTTCTTGCTCGTCTCAGCAGTGGTCATTCCGGTTACAGCCAGCTTCTTCCAG TGGTTCCTGCTCCTGTTGTTGTCAGAAGACCAATGCCTATTCGTAAACCGAGAGTGACTTCCCCCGTCCGAG CTTCTGGTCCAGTGGCTATAGTTCAGAAGATGACAGGTTCGTGGGTCTCAAAGGGAAGGACTTACTACAGATACTCAACAACTGTGATCAACAAATCACCAAGAGCTCTTAAAAGTCTTAACCTGTCAATCAAGAATCTCTACGGACCAATCTGGGGACTCTCTAGATCAGGAAACTCATTCGGTTTACCTTCCTGGATGCAATCATTGCAATCCGGAAAATCCCTAGAGTTCGTCTACATTCACTCAACATCCCCCGCAAATGTCGCGGTTTCAAGCTACACGTTGGCTTGA